In the genome of Dyadobacter fermentans DSM 18053, the window GCTGACGCCGGAAGCGAAAGCTGCGGGCGGTTTGGCGATCATTGGTACGGAACGCCATGAAAGCCGTCGCGTCGACCGCCAGCTGCGTGGTCGTTCGGGACGCCAGGGTGACCCGGGTTCATCCCAATTCTTCGTGTCACTGGAAGATAACCTCATGCGCCTCTTCGGCTCCGACCGGATGGCGAAGGTAATGGACCGCATGGGCCTCGAAGAAGGCGAAGTGATCCAGAGCAGCATGATCACGAAGTCGATCGAACGTGCGCAGAAGAAAGTGGAGGAAAATAACTTCGGTATGCGGAAGCGCTTGCTCGAATACGACGACGTAATGAACTACCAGCGCGATGCGATCTATACGCGCCGTCGCAATGCATTGTTCGGGGATCGTCTGGCGGTGGATATTGCCAACACATTGTTCGATGTGTGCGATGAAATCGCGACCACTGCCGGCAGCTACGCCGAGCTCGAACTGGCCGCCATTACCACATTGGGAATGGAAGTGCCGTTCACCGAAAATGAATATGCAGCATTGAAACCTGCCGATCGTTCGCAGAAACTTTATGATGCGGCCGAAAAGCAATATCAGGACAAAAACGATGCGATTTCGGGCAAAGCATTACCTGTTCTCCGTTCGATTTACGCGGAGCGCGGCGCGATGATTTCCGAAATCATGATCCCGTTCTCGGACGGCATCCGTCAGGCCGGCGTGGTGGTTGGCCTGCAAAAAGCCATCGAAAGCGAAGGTAAGGACATTACCCGCGAAATGGAGAAGGCGATCGTGCTTTCGCTCATCGACCAGGAGTGGAAAGAACATTTGCGCGAAATGGACGATTTGAAACAATCGGTGCAGAATGCGGTATTCGAGCAGAAAGATCCGTTGCTGATCTACAAATTCGAGTCGGTTGAGCTGTTCAAACGCTTCCTGAGCAAGGTAAACTTTGATATGATCTCGTTCTTGATGAAGGCCGATATCCCACAGGAGGAAGCAGCGCCGCCGACCGCAGTACCGCAGCAGGTGCGCCGCCCTGAGCCAGCGCCCGAGCTGCACACCAACCGTGAGGAGGATTACGACATTGAAACCGATACTTTCCATTCACAGGAGCCTGCTACCAAAGCGCAGCCGGTGCGCACGATCAAAATCGCCGACCGTAACCAGCGCGTGTCCGTTCAGTATCGTGACGGCCGCATTGTACGCGATGTGAAGTTCAAAAAAGTGGAGCAGGAGATCAAAAACGGCGATTGCGTGGTGATCGACGTGCATGAAGACTAGGCATTTTGGGTCAAGGGTGATCAGTGATGGTCGGAGCTGTCAAGTATAGGCAGATGTTGCGGTCCGCCGCGCGGTCATGTCTTGTAAAAAGGCAAAGATAAGTTCTCTTCCTGACTACACTTGACCATAACTGACAACACCTGACCAAAGTCATAAGAGGCGTTACGAAAAAGCCCCCGCGTCAATCGCCGGGGCTTTTTCGTTGCCGGAAAATCAGGATTTATGCGATATTTGCATTTCAGAGACTATCATTAACAAAAATAAACCTTCATGAAACTGCACAGAGAGGGATATACTATCATGGCTATTACGGCCATCATACTGATCATCATTAATTTAGGGATCAACTATCTCCTTCCCGACGGCTACTGGATTCCGCGGTTGGTGCTCATCGGCAGCATTATCGTGTTTTTCCTCGTTGTGCAGTTTTTCCGCGTACCCACGCGCGTAGTCCACAAAAGCGACCGCGAAATTGTGGCGCCCTGCGATGGCAAGGTGGTCGTGATCGAGGAAGTGGTTGAAACTGAGTATTTCAAAGGTCCGCGCCGCCAGATCAGCATCTTTATGTCGCCCCTGAATGTGCATGTGAACTGGAACCCGATTAGCGGGGTAATCCAGTATTTCAAATACCACCCGGGCCTTTACCTCGTGGCCTGGCACCCGAAATCAAGTACGGACAACGAACGCACAACGGTGGTGATCCGTACCATCGAGGGCGTGGAGGTGCTGTTCCGGCAGATCGCCGGTGCGGCAGCGCGTCGTATACGCTGGTATGTGAAGGAAGGCGATAAAGTGGAGCAAAGCACCGAAATGGGCTTTATCAAATTCGGGTCCAGAGTCGATATTTTCGTACCCCTGGACGCCGAAATCAAGGTTAATCTGCAAGACAAGACGGTGGGAAGCGTCACCGTGCTGGCGCAATTAAAATAACCGCCAACTCAGTATTTGCTGAAAAAAGTTAGGTACCGAGCCCGGATACACCACGGCCATAAAAACCATCCCGAAAATAGCCCCGTACATGTGCGCGCTATGGTTGACATAGCTCGTACCGCGCCTCGCCTCGTAAAATGAATAGCCGAGGAACAGCAAGCCGAATATGAAACCGGGCATACAAATGAAGAAATAAAGGCAGATCTGCATCAGCGGCGCAAAAAGGATCGCCGCGAAAAGCACCGCCGAAACGCCCCCCGAAGCCCCCAGCGAATTGTAACGCGAGTTTTTCCGGTGTTTCAGAAACGTCGGAATGTCCGACACGACAATGCCCACCAGGTATAAGAACAGGTAATAAAATGTACCGCTCGAACCGAACAGCATCGCGAAGAGACGCTCGATGCTTTCGCCCACAAACCACAAGCTCAGCATATTAAATATGAGGTGACCGAAATCGGCATGCACGAAGCCTGACGTGATAAAGCGGTAATATTCATTGCGTTGCGTCACGCGGTAAGGGTTCAGGATGAGCTTATCCATCAAACTGTAATTATTGAAGGCATAATAGCTGATCCCGGAAGTAATGATCACTAAAATGAGGGTAATCGACATAAAGCAGGTTATTGATTGAACAAATTTTACTTTTCCCGCGCCACAAGCTGATCCACAAACTGCAAAAGCACGTCCTTCTGAACACTATCTGAACGCAGTTGCTGTAAGCTAGCTATTCCCCGCGAAAAATATTCATTTATTTTATGTTCGGTAAATGCCCTGATACCGAGCGCGTCGTAAATGCCGGTCACGGCTGCTACCTTTTCCGCATTATCGAACGTATCCAGACTTATCCAGCGGTCCAACTCGGTTTTCAGGTCGCCATTGGCCTTCGATAGCGCTTCAATGAGCAGGAACGTCTTCTTATTGGCAATAATATCGCCGCCCACCTGCTTTCCAAACTTGGCAGGATCGCCGTACACGTCCAGCAGGTCGTCTTTGAGCTGGAACCCAATGCCCATGTTTTCGCCCGCAGAATAAAGCAGCTGGACCGTTTCGTCGTCCGCCCCGGCGATGATCCCGCCCAGTTCCAGCGCGAATCCGAGCAGGACAGAGGTTTTCAAACGGATCATACCAATATATTCCGCTTCGGTCACGTCCCAGCGCTTTTCGAAGTTCATATCGAGCTGCTGGCCTTCACATACCTCGGCAGCGGTCCGGTTGAAGCGTGCTAAAACAGACCGTAATTGCTCCTTCGGTATGTCCAGCAGCAGGTCATAAGCGCGGATCAGCATCACATCGCCGGAAAGAATGGCCGTGTTCGCATCCCACTTCTCATGTACGGTAGGCATGCCCCGGCGCAGCGGAGCGCGGTCCATGATGTCGTCATGCATGAGCGTGAAGTTGTGAAACACCTCCACGGCCATCGCCGGTTTTATGGCTTTATCAATATCTGTATCAAAAATAGATGCGGCAAGCAAAGTCAGCAGCGGCCGGAAACGCTTTCCGCCGAGCGACATAATGTAGCTGATCGGCTCGTAAAGCTCCACCGGGGCGTCGCCGTAAGAATGCCGGTCGAATTCAGTTTGCAGTTTTTCAAGTAATGATGCGGGTTGGATCATGCGAAGCGTGATGTTGGCAGGCCCATGGCTGGCCCTACGGGTTATGTGAACCGCAAAGATAAAGCCTAAAAATTGGCATTTACACTTACAAAAGCAGTATTTGCCCGGCCATTATCAATAACTTTACCCCATTCAACCAATCCAGCTTTCAATGCCTCATTACCAGTATTTCAACGGCGAAATCGTTCCGCTCGACCAGCCGGTGTTTCAGACGAACGACCTCGGGATACTCCGCGGCTACGGATTATTTGATTATTTCAGAACCTACAATGGCGTTCCATTCCGCTGGGACGATTACTGGCAGCGTTTTGAAAATTCGGCGCGGTTGCTGAAACTGCCTCTGCCCGTAACGCAGCAGGAAACAGAGAAAATCCTCGCGGATCTGTATGCCATGTCGGGCGAAACGGAAGTGGCATTCCGCTTCGTGCTCACAGGCGGTTATGCGCCCGACAGCGTGCATATGGTGCAGCCCAACTTCCTGATCCGCACCGAAGCATTACCGCAGGATAATCCGGCCGGACGTTTGAAAGGCATTAAAGTGCTGCCCTACGAATATGTTCGCGATTTGCCGGAGATTAAAACCACCAATTATGTGCATATGGTGCTCATGGCCGACGAACTGAAACGCCAGAATGCCGCCGATTTGCTTTTTCATAAAGATGGCGAAGTGAGCGAGCTCACGCGGAGCAATATCTTCATTTTCCACGGCGACAAGCTGATCACTTCGGACCGGAATATCCTCAACGGCATCACGCGCCGCGTCGTGATCGAGCTTGCCAAAGCGGACTTTGAGGTGGAAGTACGCCCGGTAACTTACAAGGAAGTGATCACTGCCGACGAAGTTTTTACCACCAGTACTACCAAATGGGTCATGCCAGTGGTCCAAATCGGTGATCTGCCGGTTGGAAACGGGCAGGCAGGAACCCGTACATTGCATTTGCAGCGCCAGTTTGAAGAGCTCGTAGCACACTGGGGTAAATAGTATCGCCGATAACAGCATTGAAATACCAATACTTAACAAAAAAGTGGCGATCCTTCCGGAAAGCCACTTTTCACAACACACGGTAATAAGCACTTATTTAGTTAGGCGCATTCGGTGATTCCTTGTTGACGATCGGCCAGATGCCCGGCTTGGGTACGCTCACGCCCTTAGTGGCGCCGCGCGTCGTTCCGTCCAGCCCGAAGTAGTAAAGCGGCCAGCCTTTATAGGTCAGTTGTTTTTTACCAAATACATCTATCGTCCCGAACAATGTCTTGTCCACGCCGGTCGGCAGCGATTTCAGCTCGGCGGTGTAGATCGGCCACACATTGTCGTTCGAAAAGTCGGGCTTTGTAAAGTTGTTTTTGTTGTTTTTATCATTCACGAAAGCATATAGCGTCCGCCCCATGCCGTCGGTGAAGAACTGCGTATCGCCGGTTCCCTCCGTGTAGTCCGATTTGTAGGATTTGCCGTCGTTCCCAACGAGCTGGCCGCTGGCGATCATGATGGAATAGTCGGTTTTGGCTGCGAACCATACTGTGCCTACATTCTCTCCATTCGCATCTCCGGCGGCTACATCATCTTTGTAGCGATAAAGCGGCCAGCCTTTGTAAGTTGTTTGCTGGGTGCCGTTGGTTGTAATCGTGCCAAAGTCGGCCTTATCCAGTCCTGTATCGAACTTAATTGCAGCCAAATCGCCTGCCGAGTAAATGGGCCAGTTTACCAGGCACTGACCGGTGCAAGTCGAGACGCCGGAAGCATCTTTCGAGAAAAAGTAAAGGGTCATTCCGTTTTTGTCCGTGAGCACCTTACCGCCCACCTTCGCATTGTCTTTCAATTGAACATCGTTGGTTGGTGTGGGCGTCGGATCGCTGTCGTCATCGTCGGAGCACGACAGGCTGACGGCCATAAGCAGCCCCAGTGCCACCAGCATTCTGGAAGTTGAAAAGATCTTCATCGGATTTAATTATGATTTGTTAGAGATGAATTGGATACGTCGCGATTACGACCAAATCTTTCCGATGGTTGCGTGTATAGGTCAAAACAAAAAGCATAGCCGCTGGGCTATGCTTTTAATGTCCGGTCCGGCGGGAAATCTATGCGTTCCAGCCCTGCGCCGTGAGCGGCACGCGGGTATCGCCTTTGGTGTGAAGCTCCACTTCGCCCTTTTTGTCGGTAATGTAGCCGATGAAAGTGATCTTGGGGTTGTTTTTGATCTGCTCGTAGGCCGATTGGGACACGGTAAATAACAGTTCGTAATCCTCGCCACCATTCAATGCCGCAGTAGCCGCACCGATATTCAGCTCGGAGGCTGCGAGGTACGTTTGCTCGTCGATCGGCAGCCGCTCCTCGAAAATCACCGCGCCCACGCCCGACTGCGCGCAGATGTGCAGGAGGTCGGATGCGAGGCCGTCCGAAAGGTCGATCATCGAAGTGGGGATCACGCCTGCCTCATCGAGTTCGTAAACGACGTCCATCCGTGCTTCCGGGCGCAGCTGGCGCTGGATCACGTAATCTTTGCCTTCTAGCTCCGGCTGCATATTGGGATTGGCCAAAAACACCTGTTTTTCCCTTTCGAGCAGTTGCAGGCCCATGTACGCGCCGCCCAGGTCACCTGTGACGCACAGCAGGTCATTCGGCTGCGCGGTGTTGCGGTAAGCAATTTTATCTTTTTTCACCTTCCCGAAAGCACTTACGGAAATAATGAGCCCCGACCGTGAAGAAGTGGTATCGCCGCCCACGAGGTCTACATTAAAATCCTTGCAGGCCACTTTCATGCCTTCATAAAGCTCATCTACCGCTTCCACCGAAAATCGGTTGCTCAATGCCAGGTTAACCGTTACCTGCCGTGGAATGCCGTTCATGGCGGCAATGTCCGAAACGCCGGCGGCGATGATTTTGTATCCGAGATGTTTCAGAGGAAAAAACGTGAGGTCGAAATGGATGCCTTCGAGGAACATGTCGCTGGTGAGCAACCCAAGTTCTTCGCCCAGGTCAATCACCGCCGCGTCGTCGCCGATGCCGCGCACGGTATCGGGCAATGCGGGGCGTATTCCTTTATTTATTCGTTGTATCAGCCCGAATTCACCCAGGCTGCTGATTTCAGTTCTTGTTTCCATGCCGCAAAATTAGACAAAAAAGCGAAGCCATTCCCGCATTGGAAATGGCTTCGCTCCGGTTATGAGGTATCGACTTTCCGCTTACGGGTTAGTCAATGTATATTCATTGATAGTGCCGCCTGTTTTAGGGCTTGCGGTAATGCGTGTGAGCACCACTTTCGCGTCTTCGAGGCCGCTGATCGTAAATTCGATTTTACCGCCCGATCCTGTTGGAGGCGGGGTGAGGTTGCTCAGGACCAGCTTGGTGTCACCTTCGAGGTCCCAGTTACCGGTAAAAGTTTTGCCGTCCACATCCACGAGTGTGGCTGTTTTCGTTCCGTTGCTGTTGGTGAGCGTTAAACGGAAGCCGGAATAAGCCGCTTCGATATTACCCGATCCACCGCGGGTGTACACGACCGTCGCGCCATGCTTTACAGACTCTGCCGTCCAGGCTTTCGCGATCCTTTCCGAAACCGGTTTGACTTTGTCCTTGCAGCCTGTCGCAATCAATCCCAAAATCATGATGGAACACCAAAGAAGAGCGTAACTTTTTCTCATATTTTATTTTTCGTGAATGTCTTTTCAAAACGCCAAGTTCTTACATTTTAGTCTTATAATCAAAATATTCGTTGCAGATCGTTTTCTAAATTTTCCTACGGAATTCCCTTATCGCTAAATTGCGCGCTAAAACAATACAATGAAAGTATATACCAGGGCACAACTGGCGCTTCGCAACGGACAGGACCGGGAGGAAATCTGGTGTGCTTACAAAGGCATGATTTACGACGTGAGCGCGTCGCGGCTATGGCGAAACGGCCATCATTATGAGCATTGGGCCGGCCAGGACCTCACCAAGGAGCTCGGCGACGCCCCTCATACCGAACGTGTTTTCGAGCGCTTCAATATCATAGGCAAGCTCCAATTGCCCGAATAATCCCGTTAATCACCAACGCCGAAAGACTTTTAATGGCTTCCAAACACATCCTGATCGCCGACAGCGGCTCCACCAAAACCGACTGGGCATTGGTGGATACACGAAGCGGCAATTATCAAACGGTTCAATCTGCGGGCATCAATCCGTTTTACCAAACCGCGGAAGAAATCATCCCCGTGCTGCAAAGCCAGGTGCTGCCGGACGTGGAAGGTGATATCCCGGAAATCCATTTTTACGGCGCCGGCTGTGCGGACGAAAAAACCGGGATGCCCGTCACGAATGCATTGAAACACTGTTTCCCCTCGGCCGATGTTGTGGAAGTGGCCTCGGACATGCTTGGTGCGGCGCGCGGGCTGTGCGGCCATGCGCCCGGGCTCGCATGCATATTAGGTACGGGCGCGAACAATGCGCTTTTCGATGGCAACCGCATTACGCATTCCATCGGCTCGCTGGGCTTCTGGCTGGGCGACGAAGGCAGTGGCTCCTATCTGGGTAAAACGCTGGTGGTGCATTACCTGCAAAACGAGCTGCCCGAAGACCTGCACGAGCGCTTCATAAGCCAGTATCCGGGCCTCGATCGCCTTACCGTGCTCGATCATGCCTATAAAAAACCTTACCCGAACCGCTACTTCGCTGCCTATTCGAAATTCATCGCCGAACATCGCGACCATAGTTTTATCCAGGCGCTGCTGAGCAATGCGTTCGGGTTATTTGTGCAAAAATATGTGTTAAAACACGCGAATGCGGCCGGATATCCCGTCCATTTCACTGGGTCGGTTGCGTATTATTATCAGGATGTCCTCCAAAAAGTGCTTCAAAATCACGGTTTGCAAATGGGCCGCATCCTGAAATCGCCACTGGAAGGGTTGGTCGGTTACCATCTGCCCGATTTGAAAGTTTAAAAAGTTAATGAAATGTTAAACAGCTGCTCAGCGGTCATGTTACGGCTGGCACGACTGTTTAATTGAGCGAATGGCCTTATATTTAATGGTCATTCCGAGTTAGTTATGTCAAGACGTACCATCCAATCCCTCACGGTTTTCTCTGCATTGCTCATTATCGGCGTGGTTATCACGCAGATATACTGGGTAAAACAGGCGCTCGACCTCCGGCACCGGCAGTTCAATCAGAATGCCCACATAGCCTTGCAGGACGTAGCCGGAAAACTCGCCAATGTGTGCGGGGTAATGCAAACCACCAACCCGGTGGAG includes:
- a CDS encoding phosphatidylserine decarboxylase family protein — protein: MKLHREGYTIMAITAIILIIINLGINYLLPDGYWIPRLVLIGSIIVFFLVVQFFRVPTRVVHKSDREIVAPCDGKVVVIEEVVETEYFKGPRRQISIFMSPLNVHVNWNPISGVIQYFKYHPGLYLVAWHPKSSTDNERTTVVIRTIEGVEVLFRQIAGAAARRIRWYVKEGDKVEQSTEMGFIKFGSRVDIFVPLDAEIKVNLQDKTVGSVTVLAQLK
- a CDS encoding rhomboid family intramembrane serine protease — encoded protein: MSITLILVIITSGISYYAFNNYSLMDKLILNPYRVTQRNEYYRFITSGFVHADFGHLIFNMLSLWFVGESIERLFAMLFGSSGTFYYLFLYLVGIVVSDIPTFLKHRKNSRYNSLGASGGVSAVLFAAILFAPLMQICLYFFICMPGFIFGLLFLGYSFYEARRGTSYVNHSAHMYGAIFGMVFMAVVYPGSVPNFFQQILSWRLF
- a CDS encoding polyprenyl synthetase family protein yields the protein MIQPASLLEKLQTEFDRHSYGDAPVELYEPISYIMSLGGKRFRPLLTLLAASIFDTDIDKAIKPAMAVEVFHNFTLMHDDIMDRAPLRRGMPTVHEKWDANTAILSGDVMLIRAYDLLLDIPKEQLRSVLARFNRTAAEVCEGQQLDMNFEKRWDVTEAEYIGMIRLKTSVLLGFALELGGIIAGADDETVQLLYSAGENMGIGFQLKDDLLDVYGDPAKFGKQVGGDIIANKKTFLLIEALSKANGDLKTELDRWISLDTFDNAEKVAAVTGIYDALGIRAFTEHKINEYFSRGIASLQQLRSDSVQKDVLLQFVDQLVAREK
- a CDS encoding aminotransferase class IV, with protein sequence MPHYQYFNGEIVPLDQPVFQTNDLGILRGYGLFDYFRTYNGVPFRWDDYWQRFENSARLLKLPLPVTQQETEKILADLYAMSGETEVAFRFVLTGGYAPDSVHMVQPNFLIRTEALPQDNPAGRLKGIKVLPYEYVRDLPEIKTTNYVHMVLMADELKRQNAADLLFHKDGEVSELTRSNIFIFHGDKLITSDRNILNGITRRVVIELAKADFEVEVRPVTYKEVITADEVFTTSTTKWVMPVVQIGDLPVGNGQAGTRTLHLQRQFEELVAHWGK
- the thiL gene encoding thiamine-phosphate kinase, producing METRTEISSLGEFGLIQRINKGIRPALPDTVRGIGDDAAVIDLGEELGLLTSDMFLEGIHFDLTFFPLKHLGYKIIAAGVSDIAAMNGIPRQVTVNLALSNRFSVEAVDELYEGMKVACKDFNVDLVGGDTTSSRSGLIISVSAFGKVKKDKIAYRNTAQPNDLLCVTGDLGGAYMGLQLLEREKQVFLANPNMQPELEGKDYVIQRQLRPEARMDVVYELDEAGVIPTSMIDLSDGLASDLLHICAQSGVGAVIFEERLPIDEQTYLAASELNIGAATAALNGGEDYELLFTVSQSAYEQIKNNPKITFIGYITDKKGEVELHTKGDTRVPLTAQGWNA
- a CDS encoding cytochrome b5 domain-containing protein translates to MKVYTRAQLALRNGQDREEIWCAYKGMIYDVSASRLWRNGHHYEHWAGQDLTKELGDAPHTERVFERFNIIGKLQLPE